Proteins co-encoded in one Podospora pseudoanserina strain CBS 124.78 chromosome 7 map unlocalized CBS124.78p_7, whole genome shotgun sequence genomic window:
- the RIM1 gene encoding ssDNA-binding protein, mitochondrial (COG:L; BUSCO:EOG09265JNA; EggNog:ENOG503P5Q2), translated as MSAFLRSVSRAAARPQVAAARAFSSTPQRPYAKITIVGNLADTPDLRASNNGKEYLRYAVASNSGSGENKKTSWFNITVFPTSTNARDFYLSLEKGTMVLVEGQASIDTYEDAEGKPVRTLGVVQRALEVLRRPANRDAPAEE; from the exons ATGTCTGCCTTCCTCCGCTCCGTCTCCcgcgccgccgcccgccCCCAGGTGGCTGCTGCCCgtgccttctcctccaccccccagcGCCCCTATGCCAAAATCACCATCGTCGGCAACCTCGCCGACACCCCCGACCTCCGCGCCAGCAACAACGGCAAAGAGTACCTCCGCTACGCCGTAGCCTCCAACAGCGGGTCTGgcgagaacaagaagaccaGCTGGTTCAACATCACCGTCttccccaccagcaccaacgcCCGTGATTTCTACCTGTCTCTCGAGAAGGGGACCATGGTCTTGGTCGAGGGCCAGGCGTCTATCGACACGTAcgaggatgccgagggcAAGCCCGTCAGAACTTTGGGTGTTGTGCAGC GCGCCCTTGAGGTTCTTCGCCGCCCCGCCAACCGCGATGCTCCGGCTGAGGAGTAG
- the STE3 gene encoding a-factor receptor (EggNog:ENOG503NWB2; COG:S), translated as MAPPTPEELATPGFNKWSLYGFTTTPEERIGPDEPYTYPSLQVNLFFRVFLGLASLFITWVPARLLFRSGEFAGTVLCVITMILNFFAVVNALIWRDDNVEEWFAGYGWCDIQTYLKFALDTAFNICLFEIMRGLASKVAMNRATALTSKERRRNRIISAAVIFTVPAVQMILTYFVAVGRYNVSTLVGCGVYYFPNWVFLVFFILPTPIFSIGAAIMACLTFYRYRLIMRASNKVMQSRDSVAAARQSRVRKKLYFLTLTVIVVVLPLILIFFVRNLKVGSPWDLSYDFASFHYGPDPFNQWFVSFTTSEYMNFQQLSISFIPEVTGILLFIPFGTTPEALNSYRRGLLFLGLGYIFPKLREEIPLYPSPSSSRGNSTSNSRASWWSSFLRPIRENASSFIASRRRSTTTTGMSNNSSRKGSILPTAEHHSNSTSSRSTSLLVKEKSTSNNNPWPDLTAEEIDHYNNPHFPSSSSTSTCPPTGRNPFLMATAIPLNATPLPSRLSTVLPKKKTTTSPIEEKKVVDVGSEDVAEPWDVGHQASNVEFDTQVWVGNPRSGSQLPLPSPARFQPVVTTITAGSGDGDLEAGEHQQQRRGVVRVETRIAHTLEPREEGEEQVVTVTTPTHAS; from the exons ATggcacccccaacaccagaGGAACTCGCCACGCCAGGCTTCAACAAATGGTCTCTCTATGGCTTCACAACAACCCCGGAAGAGAGGATCGGCCCCGACGAGCCCTACACCTACCCATCCCTCCAAGtgaacctcttcttccgcgtcttcctcggcctcgcctccctcttcatcacctgGGTCCCAGCCCGTCTCCTCTTCCGCAGCGGCGAGTTCGCCGGCACCGTCCTCTGCGTCATCACCATGATCCTCAACTTCTTCGCCGTCGTCAATGCCCTCATCTGGCGAGACGACAACGTGGAGGAGTGGTTTGCTGGCTACGGGTGGTGTGACATTCAGACATACCTCAAGTTTGCTCTCGACACGGCCTTCAACATCTGTCTCTTTGAGATCATGCGGGGATTGGCGAGCAAGGTGGCTATGAACAGAGCTACTGCCTTGACGTCCAAGGAGAGGAGACGCAACAGGATTATTTCGGCGGCGGTCATCTTTAcggtgccggcggtgcaGATGATTCTCACCTACTTCGTCGCGGTGGGCCGGTATAATGTATCGACACTGGTCGGGTGTGGGGTTTACTACTTTCCGAACTGGGTCTTCTTGGTGTTTTTCATTTTGCCTACGCCGATATTCTCTATTGGGGCGGCCATCATGGCTT GCCTCACCTTTTACCGCTACCGCCTCATCATGCGCGCGTCCAATAAAGTGATGCAATCCCGCGACAGCGTCGCCGCCGCGCGCCAATCCCGCGTCCGCAAGAAGCTTTACTTTCTGACCCTcaccgtcatcgtcgtcgtcctcccgctcatcctcatcttttTCGTTAGAAACCTAAAGGTGGGGAGCCCATGGGACTTGTCTTATGACTTTGCCTCCTTCCACTATGGTCCCGACCCCTTCAACCAGTGGTTTGTCTCGTTCACCACATCAGAGTACATGAACTTTCAACAGCTGAGCATCAGCTTCATCCCCGAAGTCACGGGCATCTTGCTATTCATCCCCTttggcaccacccccgagGCCCTCAACTCTTACCGCCGGggccttctcttccttgggTTGGGGTACATCTTCCCTAAGTTACGAGAAGAGATCCCGTTGTACCCcagcccctcctcttcaaggGGCAATTCGACCAGCAACTCAAGAGCATCATGGTGgtcctccttcctccgccCCATCCGCGAAAACGCATCCTCTTTCATCGCGTCCCGCCGCCGGTCGACGACCACGACGGGTATGTCCAACAACAGTTCAAGAAAGGGATctatcctccccaccgcGGAGCACCATAGCAattccacctcttcccgGTCAACCTCTTTGCTCGTCAAGGAAAAAAGtaccagcaacaacaacccctggCCAGATCTAACAGCAGAGGAAATCGATCATTACAACAACCCGCactttccttcttcttcttccacttctACCTGCCCCCCAACGGGACGGAATCCTTTTCTGATGGCAACCGCCATACCACTCAACGCCACGCCCCTCCCATCTCGACTTTCTACCGTCctcccaaagaaaaagaccaCTACTAGTCCCAttgaagagaaaaaagtgGTTGACGTTGGGAGCGAGGATGTAGCGGAGCCCTGGGACGTGGGGCATCAGGCTTCCAATGTTGAGTTTGATACGCAGGTCTGGGTTGGGAATCCTAGGTCGGGGAGTCAATTGCCTTTGCCGAGTCCGGCGAGGTTTCAGCCTGTTGTGACGACGATTACTGCTGGtagtggggatggggatcttgaggctggggagcatcagcagcagaggaggggggtggtcaGGGTTGAGACGAGGATTGCGCATACCCTGGAGCcgagagaggagggagaagaacAGGTCGTGACGGTTACGACGCCGACACATGCGAGTTAG
- the TPT1 gene encoding tRNA 2'-phosphotransferase (EggNog:ENOG503P117; COG:J), translated as MDDKADLIADQLSQTTSSSRGGGKRGGSRGRGALLGPLKSLKPTFPEILSAVKDSDKQRFALKPLHSSTSTSTDPKDWLIRANQGHSIKLDSDALLKPLSLTPDLSKGQLPIPPTVVHGTFFAFWPLIKSTGGLKKMGRNHVHFSTGLPDDDEGVISGMRKDAELLIYIDVPKAMKEGNLKFWMSENGVVLTEGEDEEGIVSSKYFKEVVGRDGALVGVIWRDGEPVDGGDLPPGLKIRQPHGKGAGRGGKRGGGGRGGGQ; from the exons atgGACGACAAAGCAGACCTCATCGCCGACCAActctcccaaaccacctcctcatcccgtGGCGGCGGTAAACGCGGCGGcagccgaggaagaggag CTCTCCTGGGGCCCCTCAAATCCCTCAAACCAACCTTTCCCGAAATCCTCTCCGCAGTCAAAGACTCAGACAAGCAACGCTTCGCCCTCAAACCCCTCcactcctcaacctcaacatccaccGACCCAAAAGACTGGCTCATTCGCGCCAACCAAGGGCATTCCATCAAGCTCGACTCGGAcgccctcctcaaacccctATCCCTCACCCCAGACCTCTCAAAAGGCCAACTCCCCATCCCGCCCACCGTCGTCCACggcaccttcttcgccttttGGCCCCTCATCAAATCAACCGGCGGCCTCAAGAAAATGGGGAGGAACCACGTCCACTTCAGCACTGGACtccccgacgacgacgagggcgtCATTTCTGGGATGAGGAAGGATGCAGAGTTGTTAATCTACATTGACGTGCCAAAAGCAATGAAAGAAGGCAACCTAAAATTCTGGATGAGCGAGAACGGGGTTGTCCTCacagagggagaggatgaggaggggataGTGAGCTCAAAGTACTTTAAGGAGGTTGTCGGGCGGGATGGGGCGTTGGTGGGCGTTATCTGGAGGGATGGAGAGCCCGTGGATGGGGGTGATTTACCTCCAGGGTTGAAGATCAGGCAGCCTCATGGCAagggggctgggaggggagggaaacggggtgggggaggaaggggaggaggacagtAA
- a CDS encoding uncharacterized protein (EggNog:ENOG503NVT0; COG:J) → MTSATSGFAPEAGHGPIPTTTTNTGGMATVYNTATGTESNTGSDARDNVLHAHRQSHNSSKLPAFRFADLKRDPIVLPSLIHNNNLNHADTDENDRDDNSNPPGENQHNHPDLNASAPPQQAQTHQTHQTHQTRSIPGLLSRENLHQISSAHNLSSDKPVVAFETPLPDAQNSSSNSTPQHQHRHQHQHQPALTKTRSLKFQFVPSAATATATATATTIAPANNNTTTTTSTITTTTTTAAPAPAIVTFTANSTDPSAAGTKRPASFSDTPRPVASLYANKASQLSCIATPVTKRRLTASAAVQETPSSVPRPSPSLTRLRPTESGDSNQTAVPESTTKEWAQGQRDLLLPKEGDDPEEPERKKPRPPSSYKPPASTAGSTASGRAAVPPLRGYRSSIFRKSVVIDMRDRRVAETAYGQESNSNQRDKTLRALEGRTDDQFSRLSPQETGDMTTTTDNDNTADLFLRIASETSTRKVPEFKGKVEDPSAVPSRITRISHRRPLSTAIATFQANSPPQLARRLSDQRETTRSRQRAESNTAQQMTRELAYRTSARDKLNPIMTSSTTTTTITATEDPSPRTVSIRTPLKPSAITTPRSIQFQDTLSESASAYQRRRQSLTANNENQPSSARAPQYRSSNLAQSRIYHSSPLVPKPMIPSKDDPIPSTETNQGVEGNESSSSTAAPSTVWDELDDLKSRINRLELTGKMPSSSGAAMSRSSDENRPPTATTNATTMSASPKRGSGASASQPNVNSSFTSNTSSNRGETQPLLISALNKTKGLVGSEAFSAMESAANDVLALTTMLGTSGQPGPISSGASAIGYGSNNGSVTDRQLRRKADGICRSLTELYIALADELSQKQSTGPSNKREREEDGPASPTSARRPVVLNTLAAAASRRQSAAADAVTPLPPKSPRAPTSLEVKRQSILAAASAPSAPSAASQRYAAVPGTPVDSAGAGRKSSLLLGRARRAGTEEPEDSGRRSSLHLRTRRATTEEPEDQPQQQQQQQQQQQQQQSTPVPRTEAGRKTSLLLRTRKTMNDVDDLDGDSSRYRTPSRAVTEVNSSFRSSGAVTASAPRESARSPPDLLDLPSASSSALPRRRLVPSSLNARLIVPAVSSGSGPTTPIPRRYLERGTPMRESSSVANGDAADRIIIEEGRRGEQRQFCSFRRGWAGEK, encoded by the exons ATGACATCGGCCACTTCAGGATTCGCTCCTGAGGCGGGCCATGggcccatccccaccacaaccaccaacacggGCGGCATGGCTACAGTGTACAACACAGCAACTGGGACAGAAAGCAACACTGGCAGTGATGCCAGAGACAACGTCTTGCACGCCCATAGGCAGAGCCACAACTCGTCCAAGCTGCCGGCCTTTCGATTCGCCGACCTGAAAAGGGATCCCATCGTGCTGCCCTCGCTAATCCACAATAACAACTTGAACCATGCGGACACGGATGAGAATGATAGGgacgacaacagcaacccccctGGCGAAAATCAGCACAACCACCCGGACCTGAACGCGAGCGCACCACCCCAGCAagcccaaacccaccaaacccaccaaacccaccaaacccgcAGTATCCCTGGTTTGTTGTCGCGCGAGAACCTCCACCAAATCTCCAGCGCCCACAATCTCTCTTCCGACAAGCCCGTCGTCGCATTTGAAACACCACTGCCAGATGCGCAAAATTCAAGCTCCAACTCTACaccacaacaccagcaccggcaccagcaccagcaccagcccgCCCTTACCAAGACTCGATCGCTAAAGTTTCAATTCGTGCCATCCGCTGCCACTGCAACTGCGACTGCGACTGCGACCACCATTGCGCCCGCTAACAACAACActactaccaccacctcgaccatcaccaccaccactaccaccgcTGCGCCTGCGCCTGCGATTGTGACCTTCACTGCCAATTCCACCGACCCATCCGCCGCCGGCACCAAGCGCCCAGCGTCGTTTTCCGACACCCCCAGACCGGTCGCCAGTCTGTATGCGAACAAGGCATCGCAGCTGTCCTGCATCGCGACACCTGTCACCAAACGGCGATTGACTGCCTCCGCTGCCGTGCAGGAAACACCCTCCTCTGTGCCCCGCCCGTCTCCGAGTCTCACGCGTCTGCGGCCGACCGAGTCTGGCGACAGTAACCAAACCGCCGTGCCCGAGAGCACTACCAAGGAGTGGGCGCAAGGTCAGCGGGACTTGTTGCTGCCCAAAGAAGGCGACGACCCAGAGGAGCCCGAAAGGAAGAAGCCGCGCCCTCCCTCGTCTTACAAACCACCGGCTTCCACCGCCGGCAGCACTGCCAGTGGACGCGCCGCCGTCCCTCCACTCCGAGGTTACCGGTCTTCGATATTCAGAAAGAGTGTGGTGATCGACATGCGCGATCGTCGGGTGGCCGAAACCGCATACGGCCAGGAATCCAACTCGAACCAGCGCGACAAAACTCTTCGTGCCCTTGAGGGCCGCACAGATGACCAATTTTCCCGTCTATCACCACAAGAAACCGGCGACATGACGACCACAACAGACAATGACAACACGGCTGATCTCTTTCTGAGAATCGCCAGCGAGACATCCACACGAAAAGTGCCAGAGTTCaaggggaaggtggaggaccCAAGTGCGGTGCCT TCCCGCATCACCCGCATTTCGCACCGCAGGCCGCTCTCTACTGCCATCGCAACCTTCCAGGCCAATTCCCCACCCCAGCTTGCTCGTCGTCTTTCCGACCAGCGTGAAACAACTAGATCCCGCCAGCGGGCAGAGAGCAACACAGCACAGCAAATGACGAGGGAACTGGCCTACCGGACGAGTGCTCGAGATAAACTCAACCCCATAatgacctcctccaccaccaccaccaccatcaccgctaCCGAAGACCCTTCCCCTCGCACCGTGTCGATTCGCACACCACTGAAGCCCTcggccatcaccaccccgaGATCGATTCAGTTCCAGGACACTCTCTCGGAAAGCGCTTCGGCCTACCAGCGACGAAGGCAATCGCTTACTGCTAACAACGAGAACCAACCGTCCAGCGCTCGGGCGCCCCAGTATAGGagctccaacctcgcccagtcGCGAATATATCACTCGTCTCCGTTGGTGCCGAAACCCATGATTCCCTCCAAGGATGACCCCATTCCGAGCACCGAAACCAACCAGGGCGTCGAGGGCAACGagtcctcctcgtcgacggCTGCCCCATCTACAGTGTGGGACGAGCTGGACGACCTGAAATCACGAATTAACCGGCTCGAACTCACAGGCAAAATGCCCTCGAGCTCTGGTGCTGCCATGTCCAGGAGTTCTGACGAAAACCGCCCCCCGACTGCCACGACGAATGCCACCACTATGTCAGCATCCCCCAAGCGCGGCTCCGGTGCTAGCGCCTCGCAGCCAAACGTCAACAGCAGCTTTACCAGTAACACATCATCGAACCGGGGCGAGACTCAGCCCTTGCTGATCTCTGCTCTCAACAAGACAAAGGGTCTCGTGGGGTCCGAGGCGTTCAGTGCGATGGAATCTGCCGCCAACGATGTTTTGGCTCTCACGACAATGCTCGGTACTTCAGGCCAACCGGGGCCTATTTCTAGCGGTGCCAGTGCCATCGGATATGGCAGCAACAATGGTAGCGTTACTGACAGACAATTACGACGGAAAGCAGATGGCATCTGCAGGAGCTTGACAGAGCTCTATATTGCTCTTGCTGACGAGCTTTCTCAGAAGCAAAGCACCGGGCCCTCCAATAAgcgggaaagggaggaggatgggccGGCGAGCCCGACGTCAGCGAGGAGACCGGTGGTCCTAAACAcccttgctgctgcggcttcCAGGAGGCAAAGTGCCGCGGCGGATGCCGTCACACCACTCCCACCGAAGAGCCCGAGGGCACCGACAAGCCTGGAGGTCAAGAGGCAAAGCATTCTTGCCGCTGCTTCTGCCCCATCAGCACCCTCTGCTGCTAGCCAGAGGTACGCCGCTGTACCTGGCACGCCTGTGGACTCTGCCGGTGCGGGGAGGAAGTCatcccttctcctcggcaggGCAAGAAGAGCAGGAACGGAAGAGCCGGAGGATTCCGGCCGGCGATCATCGCTTCACCTAAGAACCCGCAGGGCAACAACTGAAGAACCGGAGGATcagccccaacaacaacagcagcagcaacaacaacaacaacaacaacaatcaaCCCCTGTCCCGAGAACGGAGGCGGGAAGGAAAACATCACTGCTGCTGAGAACAAGGAAAACAATGAACGATGTCGATGATTTGGACGGCGATTCTAGTAGATAccgcaccccctcccgcgCGGTGACAGAAGTGAACTCGTCGTTTCGCTCGTCGGGGGCCGTCACCGCCTCGGCTCCTAGGGAAAGCGCGAGGTCGCCGCCTGATCTGCTTGATTTGCCTAGTGCATCGTCGTCTGCGCTcccgagaaggaggttggtcCCTTCGAGTCTGAACGCGAGGTTGATTGTCCCTGCGGTGAGCAGCGGCTCCGGGCCAACGACGCCGATTCCGAGACGGTATCTGGAGCGGGGGACGCCGATGAGGGAGAGCAGCAGCGTGGCGAATGGGGATGCGGCGGATAGGATCATtattgaggaggggaggaggggggagcagAGGCAGTTTTGCAGCTTTCGTCGGGGGTGGGCTGGGGAGAAGTAA
- the CPP1 gene encoding tyrosine/serine/threonine protein phosphatase (COG:V; EggNog:ENOG503NY1Z) has protein sequence MPSAAPRRLYEDQIPSFMTVLDVENGIVDASNTVTVVDPKLVMEDTKLPRDSEPALRPGVLSSDSIHKHHDSTSTAESAESSPTTTVSCTDSSDLSDPSPSSSPDSPINLVPLRPFAPASFGGLHGLANLTINTSGRTLERPMTSPVPRRPKNMKGLSIQPPSLSSTEVSEPSSPSFIKPKIPTTKRKPSQLSLKTSTSDLIARTTLEVPSSPSVSVGPILQRRALKHSTSSPHMLSGLKSATFGPAGGMTIPTVLERNETGLSSFLRPPKPAVAPGLGSTIQEEDSPIRTQIANRAAYEFEPFHEVENNEDQKTPGYPDGPIAIYSDNVYLYLEPTAEEASRFDVVINVAREVMNPFKPYASRKDSAASDGQTMSPVEPDTAVTNSSFATAFEYFPDGSSADTPTTPKAQSFKEPEYIHIPWDHNTDIGKDLMGLCETIERRTKDGKKVLVHCQQGASRSASLIIAYGLYQNPDLTVNDAYYAAQAKSRWISPNMRLMYCLQDFQKEVSSRKRLAVPSAGLKSRSGRSPMHRATLSADHIEAPPKEPLTAPLPSEDPASRSGSPERSPSRARGNSTPNRGEPISPGPSSAPSSFSWTEKEDESDPGKFGRFNIDSFLVPSQLDSGFASSDSSFARPPPSPGFVPPTISREPPSPGFGGSFTLSKPPPSPGFGSFSLSRPPPSPGFGSFAEPPKSPGFAPPSFASLTISKPPASQNLAPLDLSRPPMSPGFPPPDPFARPPASPGFGAHRFGASDGTFGFAPMTFAPPPSQPEKKKSENNFKLAPMTFAPPPKTVERKKSEVTLAPINLTPPPKKLEKKSSQVSLAPLKLSPAPKTLEKKRSMGTFGFAPLNIAPVVPPPVPPRDNILAMRGFPPNASDPTLSPRAEVMTNNPLHQALAVAAAQFAEVVQAPPTPADEALGLFSPRETMFPRDPFFPFGRPMQNEDPRSPPTLGETPIVRSIDEMI, from the coding sequence ATGCCTTCAGCCGCGCCTCGCAGGCTGTATGAGGACCAAATACCCTCATTTATGACTGTTTTGGACGTGGAAAACGGAATTGTGGACGCCTCAAATACCGTCACAGTTGTTGACCCCAAGCTAGTCATGGAGGATACAAAACTGCCACGAGACTCGGAGCCGGCCCTGCGGCCCGGCGTCTTGTCTTCAGATTCCATTCACAAGCATCACGACAGCACATCCACCGCCGAATCTGCAGAGTCTtcgccaaccaccaccgtgTCTTGCACAGACTCCTCGGATCTTTCTGacccctcaccatcatcctcccctgaTTCTCCGATTAATCTTGTTCCTCTTCGGCCTTTTGCGCCTGCCTCTTTCGGTGGTCTCCATGGATTggccaacctcaccatcaacacctctGGCCGAACCTTGGAGCGGCCGATGACATCGCCAGTTCCCCGGCGGCCAAAGAACATGAAGGGGCTTTCGATCCAGCCACCGTCACTATCCTCGACCGAAGTGTCTGagccatcttctccctctttcaTCAAACCCAAAATTCCTACCACGAAGCGGAAGCCAAGTCAGCTCAGCCTCAAGACCAGCACCTCGGATCTTATTGCGCGCACAACACTCGAAGTTCCTAGCTCACCATCAGTTTCGGTTGGTCCCATTCTGCAGCGCCGCGCTCTGAAGCATTCCACTTCGTCGCCACATATGCTCTCAGGCTTGAAGTCGGCCACATTTGGTCCCGCGGGAGGCATGACTATTCCAACAGTGCTGGAGAGAAATGAGACAGGATTGTCTTCTTTCCTGCGACCACCCAAGCCTGCCGTGGCACCTGGCTTAGGATCAACCATCCAGGAAGAAGATTCACCAATACGAACACAAATCGCCAACCGCGCCGCTTATGAGTTTGAGCCATTCCACGAGGTCGAAAATAACGAGGATCAGAAAACGCCCGGATACCCCGACGGCCCAATCGCCATCTATAGCGACAATGTGTATTTGTACCTCGAGCCCACTGCCGAGGAAGCGTCTCGCTTTGACGTGGTGATCAATGTCGCTCGTGAGGTTATGAACCCGTTCAAGCCTTACGCTAGCAGAAAGGACTCTGCGGCTTCGGATGGCCAAACAATGTCTCCCGTGGAGCCAGATACGGCGGTAACAAACTCGAGCTTTGCGACCGCCTTTGAGTATTTCCCAGATGGAAGCTCAGCTGACACGCCTACGACCCCCAAGGCCCAGTCTTTCAAGGAGCCAGAGTATATTCACATTCCCTGGGATCACAACACCGATATTGGCAAGGATCTCATGGGGCTCTGCGAAACAATCGAAAGGCGGACAAAGGACGGCAAGAAAGTTTTGGTCCACTGCCAGCAGGGTGCCAGCAGATCTGCCAGCTTGATCATTGCCTACGGGCTGTATCAAAATCCCGACCTGACCGTCAACGATGCTTACTACGCGGCCCAGGCGAAGAGCAGGTGGATCAGTCCCAATATGAGGCTGATGTACTGCTTGCAAGATTTCCAGAAAGAAGTCTCGTCGAGGAAGAGATTGGCTGTCCCGAGTGCTGGCTTGAAGTCGCGATCCGGGAGGAGCCCAATGCACAGGGCGACGTTATCCGCAGATCACATCGAGGCACCGCCCAAAGAGCCTCTCACCGCACCACTACCAAGCGAAGACCCAGCCTCGAGATCTGGGAGCCCTGAACGAAGCCCCAGCAGGGCAAGGGGCAACTCAACGCCAAACAGAGGTGAACCCATTTCGCCTGGCCCATCATCCGCGCCTTCCAGCTTTTCCTGGACCGAAAAAGAGGACGAGTCGGATCCTGGGAAGTTTGGCCGTTTTAATATCGATTCGTTCCTCGTCCCTTCGCAGCTGGATTCCGGGTTTGCTTCTTCGGACAGCTCATTCGCGAGaccaccgccatctccaGGGTTTGTGCCTCCTACTATCTCCAGAGAGCCACCCTCTCCTGGCTTTGGCGGTTCCTTTACCTTGagcaagccaccaccatcaccaggtTTTGGGTCGTTCTCTCTGTCAagaccaccgccatcacccgGCTTTGGCTCATTTGCCGAGCCGCCAAAATCCCCCGGCTTTGCGCCTCCCAGCTTTGCATCTCTTACCATCTCAAAGCCTCCAGCATCGCAAAACTTGGCACCACTCGATCTTTCGAGACCTCCCATGTCTCCAGGattcccaccaccagaccCCTTTGCCAGGCCGCCAGCTTCACCAGGCTTTGGCGCGCATAGATTTGGGGCCTCAGACGGCACCTTTGGATTTGCGCCGATGACCTTtgctccgccgccgtcacagccggagaagaaaaagtctGAAAACAATTTCAAGCTCGCCCCGATGACATTTGCGCCGCCTCCCaagacggtggagaggaagaagtcgGAAGTTACTCTTGCACCGATCAATCTCACCCCGCCGCCCAAGAAGCTGGAAAAGAAGTCATCACAAGTCAGCCTCGCACCGTTGAAGCTGTCGCCAGCACCGAAaaccctcgagaagaagaggtcTATGGGCACGTTTGGCTTCGCGCCTCTGAATATCGCTCCTGTTGTGCCGCCGCCCGTTCCGCCCAGGGACAATATTCTTGCCATGCGAGGCTTTCCACCGAATGCTAGCGACCCAACCCTCTCGCCTAGGGCCGAGGTGATGACGAATAACCCTCTTCATCAGGCTCTTGCCGTGGCAGCGGCGCAGTTTGCGGAGGTGGTTCAAGCTCCTCCTACACCCGCCGACGAGGCACTGGGGCTTTTTTCGCCGAGGGAGACGATGTTTCCACGGGATCcgttttttccttttgggaGGCCGATGCAAAATGAGGATCCCAGGAGTCCGCCAACGTTGGGGGAGACGCCTATTGTGAGGAGTATCGACGAGATgatttga
- the HEK2 gene encoding RNA binding protein, heterogenous nuclear RNP-K like protein (EggNog:ENOG503NW5E; COG:A), which yields MSAPQDSVPSNGADLNESFDQLKLNDEPRLGPDGEPAPKTDEEYAQTQMTLRAIVSSKEAGVIIGKAGKNVADLRDETGVKAGVSKVVPGVYDRVLTITGGCEAISKAYAKVASALMEGAPAMGMGGVVAANGTHPIKLLISHNQMGTVIGRQGLKIKHIQDVSGVRMVAQKEMLPQSTERVVEVQGTPEGIQRATWEICKCLVDDWQRGQGTVLYNPVVRTGTGAGAPAMGGASSYPQERAPYGGSSRVTRTGNGADFSNGGPRQYNRRSDSDAAQRGPPTHDENGEEIQTQNISIPADMVGCIIGRAGSKISEIRKTSGARISIAKAPHDDTGERMFTIMGSAKANETALYLLYENLEAEKIRRQEMQQSGQVSA from the exons ATGTCTGCCCCTCAAGACTCTGTCCCGTCCAACGGCGCCGACCTCAACGAATCCTTCGACCagctcaagctcaacgaCGAGCCGCGCCTTGGTCCCGATGGAGAGCCGGCTCCCAAGACGGACGAGGAATACGCACAAACCCAGATGACCTTGCGGGCTATTGTGTCTTCGAAGGAAGCTGGGGTAATCATTGGAAAGGCTGGCAAGAATGTCGCTGATTTGCGTGATGAGACTGGCGTCAAGGCTGGCGTGAGCAAGGTTGTTCCCGGCGTCTATGACCGTGTTCTTACCATCACCGGCGGCTGCGAAGCTATCTCCAAGGCCTATGCCAAGGTTGCCTCTGCTCTGATGGAAGGCGCTCCTGCTATGGGCATGGGAGGCGTCGTCGCTGCCAATGGAACTCATC CCATCAAGCTTCTTATCTCTCACAACCAGATGGGCACCGTTATTGGTAGACAAGGTCTCAAAATCAAGCATATCCAGGATGTGTCGGGCGTGCGCATGGTTGCGCAAAAGGAAATGCTGCCGCAGTCTACCGAGCGTGTTGTCGAGGTCCAAGGCACCCCTGAGGGCATCCAGCGTGCGACTTGGGAGATTTGCAAGTGCTTGGTCGACGACTGGCAGCGCGGCCAGGGCACTGTCCTCTACAACCCTGTGGTTCGCACAGGAACTGGCGCGGGCGCGCCGGCGATGGGAGGTGCTAGCAGCTACCCCCAGGAGAGGGCCCCCTATGGCGGTTCATCCCGTGTTACACGGACCGGCAACGGCGCCGACTTTAGCAATGGCGGCCCTCGCCAGTACAACCGTCGCTCCGATTCCGATGCTGCTCAGCGCGGCCCTCCCACACACGACGAGAACGGCGAGGAAATCCAGACGCAGAACATCAGTATTCCCGCTGATATGGTTGGCTGCATCATTGGCCGTGCTGGTTCCAAGATTAGCGAGATCCGCAAGACTTCTGGAGCTCGCATCTCGATTGCCAAG GCCCCGCATGACGATACCGGTGAGCGCATGTTCACCATCATGGGTAGCGCCAAGGCCAACGAGACGGCCCTCTATCTTCTGTACGAGAAcctcgaggccgagaagattCGTCGCCAGGAGATGCAACAATCTGGTCAGGTTTCTGCTtag